One genomic window of Nitrospiria bacterium includes the following:
- a CDS encoding HAD-IIIA family hydrolase: protein MKAAKRKNHPWRDRLEYGLVMGVYGLCRLLPRSWAPPLGSLLGLAAYYLIPRRRRIALDNLRRAFGASELDPRAVAREAYRSLGRNLMELLVAMDQDRPEILRGVRIEGRSHMEEAFREGRGVIFLASHYGNWELMNLVNSATGVPTHVVARVLDNPRLNRMINRQRERFGAVVINSKDPSSVRQILSALHQKKAVAFLIDQNVVGNRGVYVDFFGRLAYTHKVVALMAIKTGAPVIPSFMHRVEGGGHRLVYGKALPLLKTGNRDHDVWINTQIMTRAVEDAVRQHPEQWLWMHDRWRKQPAVGTEAVFLDRDGTISREVGYIHNVDHLQLLPNSARAIRRLKRCGMKVFVVTNQSGVARGYYSEEHVRRVNARLVDLLKAEGAELDGVYYCPHHPTEGQGAYTQSCGCRKPEPGLLYQAAAGGPIDFRRSYVVGDKLTDVEMAHRVGAKGIMVLTGYGSEELGRTAGHGPRPDKVVPDLEKAVEWIVSQRETDEGDDPRTGTDS from the coding sequence GTGAAGGCGGCGAAGCGGAAAAATCATCCGTGGCGCGATCGGTTGGAATACGGTCTGGTGATGGGGGTCTACGGTCTCTGCCGCCTCCTGCCCCGGTCCTGGGCTCCGCCCCTTGGCTCGCTTCTGGGCCTAGCGGCCTACTATCTGATTCCGCGCCGCCGACGAATCGCCCTCGACAATCTCCGTCGGGCCTTCGGGGCGTCCGAATTGGATCCTCGGGCGGTCGCTCGCGAGGCCTACCGGTCGTTGGGAAGGAATTTGATGGAGCTCCTGGTGGCGATGGATCAGGACCGGCCGGAGATTCTTCGCGGCGTTCGGATCGAGGGCCGTTCCCACATGGAAGAGGCGTTCCGGGAGGGCCGGGGGGTCATTTTTCTGGCATCCCATTACGGGAACTGGGAGCTGATGAACCTGGTCAATTCCGCGACCGGCGTCCCGACGCATGTCGTGGCCCGTGTGCTGGACAATCCCCGGCTCAACCGCATGATCAACCGGCAGCGGGAGCGGTTCGGGGCCGTCGTCATCAACAGCAAGGACCCCTCTTCGGTACGACAGATTCTATCCGCGCTCCATCAGAAAAAAGCGGTCGCGTTCCTGATCGATCAGAACGTCGTCGGAAACCGCGGTGTTTATGTTGATTTTTTCGGGCGCCTGGCCTATACTCATAAAGTTGTGGCCTTGATGGCCATCAAGACCGGGGCCCCCGTGATCCCAAGCTTCATGCATCGGGTGGAGGGGGGAGGCCATCGCCTCGTTTACGGGAAAGCGTTGCCGCTCCTCAAGACCGGGAATCGTGATCACGATGTGTGGATCAACACCCAGATCATGACCCGAGCGGTCGAGGACGCGGTTCGACAGCACCCGGAGCAGTGGCTCTGGATGCATGACCGATGGAGAAAGCAGCCGGCGGTCGGGACCGAGGCCGTTTTCCTGGACCGGGATGGAACCATCAGCCGGGAGGTGGGTTACATCCATAATGTGGACCATCTGCAACTGCTGCCGAATTCCGCCCGGGCCATTCGAAGGCTCAAACGGTGCGGGATGAAGGTCTTCGTGGTGACGAATCAGTCCGGCGTGGCGCGCGGTTACTATTCGGAAGAGCATGTCCGTCGGGTCAACGCCCGACTGGTCGATCTCCTCAAGGCGGAGGGGGCGGAGCTGGACGGGGTCTATTACTGCCCGCATCATCCCACGGAGGGTCAGGGGGCCTACACGCAGTCCTGCGGCTGTCGGAAGCCCGAGCCGGGCCTGCTGTATCAGGCGGCGGCCGGCGGGCCGATCGACTTCCGCCGCTCCTATGTCGTGGGGGATAAACTGACCGATGTGGAAATGGCGCATCGGGTCGGCGCCAAAGGGATCATGGTCCTGACGGGATACGGGTCGGAGGAGCTGGGACGAACCGCCGGCCACGGACCGCGACCGGACAAGGTCGTCCCCGATTTAGAGAAGGCGGTGGAATGGATTGTATCTCAGCGTGAGACGGACGAGGGCGACGACCCCCGAACCGGCACGGACTCCTGA